The Helianthus annuus cultivar XRQ/B chromosome 15, HanXRQr2.0-SUNRISE, whole genome shotgun sequence genomic sequence ATGTTGTTTTGTTCAATGTTCATATACCCACAGAGATATACTGGTGTAAAAAAAGGAATGACAAATGAGATGcagagagaaaagaaaagaatGCAAATATTAAATTATGAGTGTAGGTAGGAGGGTGCATTGAATATCACCCCCTTCCCAGTGAATCTTGGGCAAATCtttaaaagttatatttatatcTACTCTCTCCTTTATATATAAACTATATGTCAACATATCTTTATCTATATATCCATACCATTTTATACAATTGATCATGATCAACATGGTAAACTCTAGGTCTAATGTTCAAGTCAAAGAAGCAGTCTTCATCACCCCTTCAGACCCAACTCCTTCTCATGTCCTCAAGCTTTCCGCTATCGATTCACAATTATTTTTACGTTTCACCATTGAATACTTGTTGATCTACCGCCTTGGTAGGGCGTCTGACAAGCGGGCCATTGTGGCCCGTGTTAAGGACGCCCTGGCTCGAGCCCTGGTCCCTTACTATCCTTTGGCAGGGCGAGTCAGGGCTCGAGCAGATGGCTCTTGTCTTGAAGTTGTTTGTCGTGGTCAGGGTGCGGTTTTTGTTGAATCAAGTGGTGAGTATTCGGTTGCCGATTTTGAAAAGGCCCCACGGTATGTGTCGGAGTGGCGGAATCTTTTGGCGTTTGAGGTGACAGATGTCGTCAAAGGGGCCCCACTGTTAGTCATGCAGCTGACGTGGCTCTCCGACGGTTCCGCTGCTCTTAGTGTTGGTTTTAGCCATTGTATATGTGACGGTATAGGAAGCGTCGAATTTTTAAAATATTTCTCCCAATTAGCCGTTGCATGCCAGTATGACGCAACGGCTGAAATAAAACCGAAACCAaagccaaaaccaaaaccaaaacccgtTTGGGACAGATACCTTTTAGATCCCACACCATGCACACTACAAACGAGTCACCACCCCGAGTTCACCCGAGTCACCGACCTTAGTAACTTCTCGACTCGGTTCAACCCCGACCAACTCACTCCCACCGCTACCACATTTCACGAATGGAGAGTAAACGAGTTAAAGACACTCGTTGCCTCAACGAGTCAACTCAGTATATCGTCACTCACGACATTCGACGTCGTGTCAGCCCATATATGGAGAAGTTGGGCCCGAGCTTTAAACTTTCCACCACAACAAACCCTAAAACTATTATTCAGCATTAACATTCGAAACCGAGTCAAACCGAGTCTACCCAATGGGTACTACGGCAACGCAATCGTCCTCGGTTGCGCGCTAACCACCGCCCGACAACTAACCGAGAACGGACTAAGCTACGCAACCGAACTAATAATCGAAGCGAAAAACCAAGTCGACGACAACTTCGTCCGAGAAGTGGTCGACTCAGTGAGTTTGAGTTCAACTCGAGCGAGTCAAGTACCTGACTCAGTTGGTGTACTCATTTTATCCCAGTGGTCAAAACTAGGGTTGGAAAATGTTGACTTTGGGCTTGGGAGACCTGTTCAGGTGTGTCCCGTATGTACAGATAAGTACTGCATACTTGTGCCAGTACAAGATCACAGCCGTTCAATTAAATCTATGTTGGCAGTGCCTACGGAAGCTGTTGGGAGATATGAGCAGCAGATCAAAGCCCTGGAATAAGTCGTTGACTTTTGTGTTGGTTTTGCTGTTTAAttaatgtttttgtgttttcCGAGTCAAATCTTTTATTATCGTAAGTGAATCAAGTCGTCACGTGGAATATTGGACACGTGGAGGTGATGACGACAAACAAGAATGTACAAATGTTAAATGTCGACCATTATGCAAACATGGTAGCATTATTTATGGGTTGTTTCATGGACTTTGCATGATTATTAATTTAATTATAACAACAAATTAATTAGTGGGATATTGAATGTAAATAACTTAACTGTCACAAATTGGTCGATAACACTCTTACGTTTGATTCGTACAATATCACtctcaacttttttttttctgataTCACCCTCAAACTAATTGAACTTTAACCCAATTAGTTTTTTTTTGCTGATGTGACACTTGTAAGGTGATGTGGCATCTGATTTTGTTTTTTTGATAGCGTGTCAACTGATGTGACTTCTAACTTGGCTTTTttatgacgtggcagctgatgtgaCATTGGTTTAGTGACGTGGCATCCGACATCAGAAAACTGGGTTAGTGTGTGTTAGTTTGAGAGTGATATcgggaaataagttaaaaattgGGAGTGatgttaaaaaaatcaaaagttagaagTGCTATAGACCAACTAGTGAAAATTGGGTTTATTTAAATCAAATAGCTCTTAATCAATGTATATTTATATACACTACAAAAACCATGAatgggaatagtgccaggcagctgtcTTGCACCCCTTCATTGgtcaattttttttgtatttaacTTTCGAAACTTCAGTTTCGCTAACATACATGTTTAGACCCTCTGCTTTTAAAAAACTTTTCTTTAGCTATCTGACACTTCTCCATTGAtccagccaaattacgattttaccccgtttaaatttacagttttttCATTGGTTTTGTTTTTTCCCTCCCAACCAAATTACGAATTTGCCATTagttcaaatttacagttttgttATCGTTTTTTTccctgtcaaattacgattttgtccgcagtgtaaaattacagtcatgcgaTCGTTTCAGTTTTTTTACGAAACTATGGGAGTGTtgtgttttaattggttgagttggtgtaatttttattcgtgctAGGCACGTTCATTTGTCCTGAAAAGTTACAGTtttgccctcagtttaaaattatagtctttccatcgttttagtttttttttagcaaaagtatagtagtgttttgttttaa encodes the following:
- the LOC110912976 gene encoding fatty alcohol:caffeoyl-CoA acyltransferase, whose translation is MINMVNSRSNVQVKEAVFITPSDPTPSHVLKLSAIDSQLFLRFTIEYLLIYRLGRASDKRAIVARVKDALARALVPYYPLAGRVRARADGSCLEVVCRGQGAVFVESSGEYSVADFEKAPRYVSEWRNLLAFEVTDVVKGAPLLVMQLTWLSDGSAALSVGFSHCICDGIGSVEFLKYFSQLAVACQYDATAEIKPKPKPKPKPKPVWDRYLLDPTPCTLQTSHHPEFTRVTDLSNFSTRFNPDQLTPTATTFHEWRVNELKTLVASTSQLSISSLTTFDVVSAHIWRSWARALNFPPQQTLKLLFSINIRNRVKPSLPNGYYGNAIVLGCALTTARQLTENGLSYATELIIEAKNQVDDNFVREVVDSVSLSSTRASQVPDSVGVLILSQWSKLGLENVDFGLGRPVQVCPVCTDKYCILVPVQDHSRSIKSMLAVPTEAVGRYEQQIKALE